In Musa acuminata AAA Group cultivar baxijiao chromosome BXJ2-3, Cavendish_Baxijiao_AAA, whole genome shotgun sequence, the following proteins share a genomic window:
- the LOC135607882 gene encoding uncharacterized protein LOC135607882, whose protein sequence is MAAESRKERLDQPLKPSFPESLLVDGKPTARGTRGRKAAAATNGDSVVKPVMAAVPRSQVLGKVKDFLGVIAEANEKLEVDVGASSRADYNVEVLTGNEEEYIEMDLLLGITDLHTAEAVEAAEAAMSGFRPSAPSTSSISSDSDDDSDDDAEKPKVGSDESVRSDTRSKRPKIVVLDSSTD, encoded by the coding sequence ATGGCGGCGGAGAGCAGGAAAGAGCGCCTAGATCAGCCCTTGAAGCCCTCCTTCCCCGAGAGCCTTCTCGTGGACGGCAAGCCGACCGCGCGCGGGACACGAGGCCGCAAAGCCGCCGCCGCCACGAACGGAGACTCGGTAGTAAAACCCGTCATGGCTGCGGTCCCGCGAAGCCAAGTTCTCGGCAAAGTGAAGGACTTTTTGGGAGTGATCGCTGAGGCCAACGAGAAACTGGAGGTTGACGTGGGCGCGAGTTCTCGCGCGGACTATAACGTAGAAGTGCTCACTGGGAACGAGGAAGAGTACATCGAGATGGATTTGCTCCTGGGCATCACCGACCTGCACACTGCCGAAGCCGTGGAAGCAGCCGAGGCTGCCATGAGCGGCTTCCGGCCGTCGGCACCCTCCACTAGCAGCATCTCCTCTGACTCAGATGACGACAGTGATGACGACGCAGAGAAGCCTAAGGTGGGGAGCGATGAGTCTGTGCGCAGTGACACGCGAAGTAAGCGTCCAAAAATTGTTGTGCTTGATTCAAGTACGGATTAG
- the LOC135607880 gene encoding protein ALTERED PHOSPHATE STARVATION RESPONSE 1-like, which yields MGCGSSKAEESKLVALCRERTELIHAARDRRYALAAAHAAYFQALAAVRDAFHHFVHEELAPGSSVLVLPSSEGKRKARTGRGSAITAAAASSTSSSVTPLSHSLSPEGSHLPLSSGSESEASPRGAGGSTSFADGKASRVGSSGEGDISSSPHHRFSPTSPNSSFIRSSTAIPTMVSQDPFASSWSNSAYDGYGYPFYGVPIGSPPQEREDWAGPSARAVAPGTPPQPPPNEASSWDFLDPFNYYEEFLPYYSGGKYGSRSSISSPDLSEVRKREGIPDLEEEADVEMTENNAVDDDLRQKDSFSRSSNSGPSREIGGKHEKVGIELEEKERRSSSAGSKTISGGEDAGSNGKKKGVTFEDVSYVTEESVRSSEKPLSAYSDDDQPLPVQGTRDVMEVVQEIEEHFSSAAGCGEDISQMLELGKLPYRSRSKMHRVISSRIWDRMALPLLIRSRLSPSRHSSKSTIRRKAGNAVARNSTVARSGSLSSTLEKLYVWEKKLYSEVKDEEKLRVSYDKKHKWLKALDDRGAENSKIDLTWASVRKLCTKISIIIKSANAISSRMHKIRDEELQPLLIELIQGFMRMWKSLLDCHQKQLRAVSNCKSHSLMMKTTSPRGTAAKATKKLELELLNWCNCFDEWIRIQRAYVEVLNEWLMKWLPQEQEQTPDGLAPFSPTRLGAPSAFIISNDWHHAIESISEEKVVDRMRAFAEIIHVIRKSQEEERRQRLEEERLSQVYDRRLRSRQANQTNGHLEILSRHEGLPKHGDDSSMALYTLRQRLDEKRSTQKETLRRLQDAASSILPSGLLPIVQELETFTAEALHVYSEIRTSNNGGA from the exons ATGGGATGCGGGAGCTCTAAGGCGGAGGAGTCCAAGCTGGTCGCACTCTGCCGGGAGAGGACGGAGCTGATCCACGCGGCGAGAGACCGCCGGTACGCCCTCGCTGCCGCCCACGCGGCCTACTTCCAGGCGCTCGCCGCCGTCAGGGACGCGTTCCACCACTTTGTCCACGAGGAGCTGGCGCCGGGGTCCTCCGTCCTCGTCCTCCCCTCATCCGAGGGCAAAAGGAAGGCCAGGACTGGTCGCGGCAGTGCCATTACCGCCGCCGCTGCCTCGTCAACTTCCTCTTCTGTGACGCCACTCTCGCACTCCCTGTCGCCGGAGGGCTCCCACCTGCCTCTGTCCTCGGGGTCGGAGTCCGAGGCGAGCCCGCGGGGTGCAGGCGGCTCCACTTCGTTCGCCGACGGAAAGGCCAGCAGGGTCGGGAGTAGTGGTGAAGGAGATATTTCTTCTTCCCCTCATCATCGCTTTTCGCCTACCAGCCCTAATTCTTCGTTCATCAGGTCATCGACGGCGATCCCCACAATGGTCTCCCAGGATCCGTTCGCATCATCTTGGTCGAATTCTGCGTATGATGGATATGGGTATCCTTTCTATGGTGTTCCAATTGGATCTCCGCCGCAGGAAAGAGAGGATTGGGCAGGTCCTTCGGCACGGGCTGTTGCCCCTGGTACTCCACCTCAACCACCACCTAACGAAGCCTCTTCTTGGGACTTCTTAGACCCCTTCAATTACTACGAGGAGTTCTTGCCCTATTATTCCGGAGGAAAGTATGGTTCACGCTCCTCCATAAGCAGTCCTGATTTGAGCGAGGTGCGTAAGCGGGAAGGAATTCCTGATCTTGAAGAGGAAGCAGACGTGGAAATGACTGAGAATAACGCAGTTGATGATGATTTGAGACAGAAGGATTCTTTCTCTAGAAGCTCAAATTCAGGTCCCAGTCGTGAAATTGGAGGAAAGCATGAGAAGGTTGGCATTGAGttggaagagaaagagagaaggagCAGTTCAGCAGGGAGTAAAACGATAAGTGGTGGGGAGGATGCAGGATCCAATGGGAAGAAAAAAGGGGTGACATTTGAGGATGTTTCATATGTTACCGAGGAGAGCGTGCGCAGCAGTGAGAAACCATTGTCTGCTTACAGTGATGATGATCAGCCATTGCCTGTTCAAGGTACCAGGGATGTGATGGAGGTTGTGCAGGAGATTGAGGAGCATTTCAGTTCAGCTGCTGGTTGTGGTGAAGACATATCACAGATGCTTGAGCTGGGCAAGTTGCCATACCGATCAAGAAGTAAAATGCATAGAG TCATCTCTTCCAGGATTTGGGATCGCATGGCTCTGCCTTTGTTGATACGTTCACGCCTTTCTCCGTCACGGCATTCAAGTAAGAGCACAATAAGGAGAAAAGCTGGCAATGCAGTTGCTCGAAACAGCACTGTTGCAAGGTCTGGCAGCCTTTCATCAACATTGGAGAAGTTGTATGTATGGGAGAAGAAACTCTACAGCGAAGTCAAG GATGAAGAAAAACTACGAGTCAGCTATGACAAGAAGCACAAGTGGCTCAAAGCTTTAGACGATAGAGGGGCAGAGAACTCCAAGATTGACTTGACCTGGGCATCCGTAAGAAAGCTGTGTACAAAAATAAGCATTATCATTAAATCAGCTAATGCTATCTCAAGCAGGATGCACAAGATACGAGATGAAGAGTTGCAGCCCCTGCTTATCGAACTCATCCAAGG ATTTATGAGAATGTGGAAGTCTCTGCTGGATTGCCATCAGAAGCAGTTGCGTGCAGTGTCTAACTGCAAAAGCCATAGCTTGATGATGAAAACCACGAGCCCAAGAGGCACTGCTGCAAAGGCGACAAAGAAATTGGAGCTGGAGCTGCTAAACTGGTGTAACTGTTTCGACGAGTGGATAAGAATCCAGAGAGCTTACGTTGAAGTCCTCAATGAATGGCTAATGAAATGGCTTCCTCAGGAACAAGAGCAAACCCCTGATGGACTCGCACCTTTCTCCCCAACCAGACTCGGGGCTCCATCTGCATTTATCATCTCTAACGATTGGCACCATGCAATTGAGAGTATCTCGGAGGAAAAGGTTGTTGATAGGATGCGTGCTTTTGCAGAAATCATCCACGTGATACGGAAGAGTCAAGAGGAGGAACGACGGCAAAGACTTGAAGAAGAGCGGCTGTCGCAAGTTTATGATAGAAGGCTAAGATCTAGGCAGGCAAACCAGACAAATGGGCATCTAGAGATTCTGTCACGCCATGAGGGCCTTCCGAAGCACGGAGATGATTCCTCAATGGCGTTGTACACCTTGAGACAGAGATTGGATGAGAAGAGATCGACTCAGAAGGAAACGTTAAGACGACTTCAAGATGCTGCTTCCAGCATTTTGCCAAGTGGTTTACTTCCAATTGTCCAAGAATTGGAAACTTTTACGGCAGAGGCACTGCATGTTTACAGTGAAATCAGAACAAGCAACAACGGAGGGGCATAA